TGCGCGGCGCCGCCCTCGGCTTCCAGCGCGGCGCGCAGCTCCTCGATCAGCTTCTCGGCGCCGGCGACATCGTCCTTGGCGCGCGTCAGCAGCTTGTCGGCCACCGCGGCGTTGTCATAGCCGCCGGCCTCCAGCTGGGCCAGCACCGGCTGGGCCTTGGCGGCATAGCCGTCCAGCAGGGCCAGGGCCTTGGTCATCAGGTTCTTGTCGCCCTCGCTCTCGCCACCGCGCATCTTCTTCGCGATGTCGGCGATGGTCTTGCGCGTGCCGTCCCACTTGGCATGCACTTCCTTGACCACCTCGGGCTTCTCGTAGTTGATGATCATGTCCTTCTCGAAGCGCCGCATCTCGCCCATGGCGTGCACCAGGCGGGTGACCTGGTTGGCTTCGACGACCGAACCTTCGGCGAACTGCTTGGTCTGGTCGCGCATCGAGTTCATGCCCAGCAGACCGACGCTGCCCACGGCCAGCAGCAGCGTCAGCACCATCGCGATCGCGCCGATCATGCGCGTGCGGATGCTGAAGCGGCGGAGCAAGGCGCTCATATTCATTGTGATTCCCTCTTCGTACTTCTTCAGTGACGCGAGCGGCGTACCAGGCTGCCCACGTCGAGGATCAGGGCGACGCGGCCGTCGCCCATGATGGTGGCGCCCGACACATCGGTCACCTTGCGGTAGTTGGCCTCCAGGTTCTTCACCACCACCTGCTGCTGGCCGAGCAATTCGTCCACCAGCATCGCGACGCGGCCGCCCTCGGCTTCCACCACCACCATGATGGAGCTGACATGCTCGAAATCGAAACGCGGAACATTGAAAACCTGCTCCAATTCCACGACCGGCATGTATTCGTCGCGCACCTCGACCACCCGGCCGGTGCCGGCGACGGTCTTGATGGTGCCGGCCTGGACCTGGAAGGACTCGACCACCGAGCTCAGCGGCAGGATGTAGACCTCCTCGCCGACGCCCACGCTCATGCCGTCCATGATGGCCAGGGTCAGTGGCAGACGCACCGAGACCTTCATGCCGTAGCCCTCGGCGGAGTCGATCTCCACCGTGCCGCCCAGCGAGGTGATGTTCTTCTTCACCACGTCCATGCCGACGCCGCGGCCCGACACGTCGGTCACCTGGTCGGCGGTGGAGAAGCCGGGCGCGAAGATCAGGCCCCAGACCTCCTGGTCGGTCATGCTGTCGGGCGCGTCGATACCTTTCTCGCGCGCCTTCTTGATCAGCTTCTCGCGGTTCAGGCCGCGGCCATCGTCGCGCACCTCGATCACGATCGAGCCGCCCTGGTGGCTGGCCACCAGGGTGATCGTGCCCTGCTCGGGCTTGCCGCGGGCGACGCGGTCGGCGGGCAGCTCGATGCCATGGTCGCAGCTGTTGCGCACCAGGTGGGTCAGCGGGTCGGTGATCTTCTCGACCAGGCCCTTGTCCAGCTCGGTGGCCTCGCCCTGGGTGACCAGCTCGACCTTCTTGCCCAGCTTGGCGGCCAGGTCGCGCAGCATGCGCGGGAAGCGGTTGAACACCACCGACATCGGGATCATGCGGATCGACATCACCGATTCCTGCAGGTCCCGCGTGTTGCGCTCCAGATCGGCCAGGCCGGAGGCCAGCTGCTGATACAGGCCCGGATCCAGGTTGCGGCTGTTTTGCGCCAGCATCGCCTGGGTGATCACGAGTTCGCCGACCAGGTTGATCAGCTGATCGACCTTCTCGACCGAGACGCGCAGGGTGGACTGGTCCATGCCGGCGGCGGCCGGCTTGGCATCGGCCTTGGCGGCGACCGGCTTGGCGGCCGTGGTCGCGACCGCGCCGGGCTTCGGCGCCTCGGCGGCCTGGGCCTTCAGCTCGGTGCTGGTGGCGCTCGGGATGCCGGGGGCGTCGTCGAAGAAGCCGTAGCCGGGATCCTTGTCCTCGGGCTCGGCCGGCGGCGCGCCGGGCGCGCCCTCGTGGAAGCCGAAGCCCGGGCCCAGCGGCAGCAGCTTGACCTGCTCGCGCGCGACGTGGAAGGTGAACAGGTCCAGCAGATCGTTGTCGGTGCTGCTGGTCAGCACCTTGAAGCGGCGCATGCCGTCGGCCGATTGGCCGGCGTCCAGCGGCTCGATGGTGCCGAGGTCGGTGATTTCCTTGAACAGCTCGACCAGGTTGTCGGCCAGGCTCAGGTCGGTCAGCGGGCCGACCTGCAGCTCCAGCAGGCGCGCGCCGGTCTTCAGCACGGGGGCCGGTGCGGCCGGGGCCGGCTTGGGCGCGGCCGGCGCGGCGGCCACGACTTCCTTGCCCTCGACCAGGCCGCGGATGCTGTTCAGCAGGTCGCTGGTGTCGATGGGATCGGCGCCCGAGCCCTGGTGGCGGCCCAACTGGGCGCGCAGCGCGTCGCCGGACTGCAGCAGCACGTCCACCATCGCCGAGGTCGGCTGCAGCTCGTGGCGGCGCAGCTTGTCCAGCAGCGTCTCCATCTGGTGCGTCAGCTCGGCCACGTCGGAGAAGCCGAAGGTGGCGGCGCCGCCCTTGATCGAGTGGGCGCAGCGGAAGATCGCGTTCAGCTCCTCGTCGTCGGCGGCCTCGACATTCACGTTCAGCAGCAGCTGCTCCATGTTGTCGAGGTTCTCGTTCGCCTCCTCGAAGAAGACTTGGTAAAACTGGCTCAGGTCGATGCCGGCACTGAGGCTGGCGCCTTCGGAGGTCATTTCTCCCATCATTTCACTCCTCGTTGCGGCGCGGGACTTAGCGGATCACTTTGCCGATGACCTCGATCAGCTTGGCCGGATCGAAGGGTTTGACCAGCCAGCCGGTGGCGCCTGCGGCACGGCCTGCCTGCTTCATCTGATCGCTGGACTCGGTGGTCAGGATCAGGATCGGGGTGGTCTTGAATTTGGGGTTGTCGCGCAGCTTCTTGGTCAGGCTGATGCCGTCCATGCGCGGCATGTTCTGATCCGTCAGCACCAGGTCGAAATCGCGTGTGCCGGCCTTCTCCCAGGCGTCCTGCCCGTCCACGGCCTCCACCACATTGAACCCGGCGTTCTTGAGGGTGAAGGAGACCATCTGGCGCATCGAGGCCGAATCGTCCACAGCAAGAATTGAATGCATCGCTCTCTCTCCGGATAACAAGCTGATATCGGTTGATCTTGAGTTTTCTTTAGAACAGTTCGATGGACCCTGCGTCCATCTCGTCCTGCGTCACGGGATTGGGTCGCAGCGGCGCGATCTCGACGACGGCCTCGCCGTCCTCGTCGTCGCCGAAGGTGTCGCGCGCCAGCTGGTCCGAGCAGTTGCGCAGGCGCTGGCTGGTATGGGCGATCAGCTGCGTGGCCATGTCCTGGAACTGCAGCGCGGTGATCGCCCCGGCGATGTTCTCCATCACCGCGTGCAGGATGGTGCTGTCGCCGCCGCTTTCGGCGGCCTGGCGCAGCAGGGTCTGGATCTGCGTCGAGGCGCTGTAGAAATGGGCCGAGAGCGCCTCGCCGGCATCGTCCAGCAGGCGCTGCAGACGCTCCAGGTCGTTGGTCACCGTCATCAGGTGATCCTGCAGCTCGGCGGCGGCCAGCAGGGGGAGCATGCCCGGCTCGGCAGGGGAGGTGGGGTCTTCGTTCATTGCGATCGTCGCTCCATGCTTTTTTATGTCCTCACCTGGCGCGCATGGCGCGGGCCGGCCTGTCGGCCGGGACATAACCATGCGTGGGTGGAATCTTCGGCATTTCTTGCAAGCATGTCGACTGGACAAACGGCCCGAAGCAGGCCTTTTTCTCGGGTATTTGGCGGCGCGGACCCGAATCCAGCGCATTCATAAGGGGTTAACCCCTCATTGTGGGGTTTCCCGCCCGACCGGCAATCCGTGGCGGACGGGGTGCCGTGAGTTGTTGCACATTCTTGGCATACTCCGGCCCCATGACGATTTCAAGCGCTGATCGCCGATTGCGCGTATTGCATGTCGAGGATTCGGAACTCGACCACCAGCTGATACTGGCCCAATTGCGGCGCGCCGGCCTGGAGCTCGAGGTCGAGCGGGTCGATACCCTGGCCGAGGTGGCGCGCGCGCTGACCGAACCCTGGGACGCCATCATTTCCGACTACAACCTGCCGGGGTTTTCCGGGCTGGTGGTGCTGGACATGCTGAAGGACAGCCGGCGGGTGATTCCCTTCGTGCTGGTCTCCGGCGAGATCGGCGAGGACACCGCGGTGGCGGCGATGCGCACCGGCGCCTCCGACTATCTGCTGAAGAACAACCTGGCGCGGCTGGCGCCGGCGCTGCTGCATGCGATCGAGGCCAGCGAGACCCAGCGCGCGCGCGCGGAGGCGGATCGCGAGCTGCTGAAGTCCAAGCAGCGCCTGCATGAGCTGGCCGGCCATCTGCAGACCAGCGTCGAGATGGAGCGGGCGGCGATCGCGCGCGAGATCCACGACGATGTCGGCGGTTCCTTGACCGCGATCAAGTTCGACCTGGCCTGGATCGCCCGCCATGCGCAGGACGATGCGGTGCGCCAGCGCGTGCAGTCGGCGCTGGAGACGGTCAGCCAGGCGATCGAGGCCAGCCAGCGCATCATGCACAACCTGCGCCCGGCCATCCTGGAGCAGGGCCTGGTGGCCGCGGTGCAATGGATGAGCATGCGCTTCGAGCGCCGCACCGGCATCGCCACCAGCATGCGCACCAGCCATGAGCAGATCCAGCTGCCGCCCGGCGTGCCGCTGGTCGCGTACCGCACTGCGCAGGAGGCGCTTACCAATGTTTCCAAGCACGCGAATGCCAGCAAGGTTGATATCGAACTGAGCGTGGACTCGGGCGTGCTGACCCTGGAGGTCAGCGACAATGGCGGCGGGCTGTCGCCGGGCGATCTGGCCAAGGCGCGCTCCTTCGGCATCCGCGGCCTGCACGAGCGGGCCGCCACCGTGGGCGGATGGGTGGACCTGTCCAGCAGCAGCCGCGGCACCAGCCTGATCCTGTCGGTCCCGCTGGAGGCCGGCGGCGCGCCCGACGACGGTGAGGACGGACCCGCGACCCATGATCCTTCTGCCTGGGGCAGTGCATGATTAAAGTGATTCTCTGCGACGACCACGCGCTGATACGGCGTGGCATCCGCGACACGCTGTCGGATGCGCCCGACATCGAGGTGATCGGCGAGGCCGGCGACTATGGCGAGCTGCGCAGCCTGATGCGCCAGCCGGGCAAGGACTGCGACGTGCTGGTGCTGGACATCAACATGCCCGGCCGCAGCGGCCTGGACGTGCTGCATGTGCTGAAGGACGAGGGCGCGGCCACCAAGGTGCTGATCGTCTCGATGTACCCGGAGGACCAGTACGCGATCCGCGCGCTGAAGGCGGGCGCCTTCGGCTATGTCAACAAGGGCGGCGACCCGCAGCTGCTGGTCACCGCGGTGCGCACGGTGGCCCAGGGCCGCAAATATGTGACGCCCGAGATCGCGCAGATGCTGGTCGAGAGCCTGACCGCGCCGGCCACCGAGCAGGCGCACCAGAAGCTCTCGGACCGTGAGCTGCAGACCCTGGTGATGATCGCCTCCGGCAAGCGTCTGTCCGACATCGCCGAGGAACTGACCCTGAGCCCCAAGACCGTCAGCGTCTATCGCGCCCGCGTGCTGGAGAAGCTGAGCCTGTCCAACAATTCCGAGCTGACGGTCTACGCCATCCGCAACGGCCTGGTGGAGAGCTGACCCCCGCTATCCGTCCCCCGCTGCCTGCCACTCACGATCGCCAGCCGCCGTTCATCGCACGGTGGCTGGCGTGAAACCGGGCGCCGCCCACAATGCGGCCCCGCGTCACCCACCATAGTGAAAGAGAGAGGTCTGTCATCGACACCGCCCTGTTGAAAGAGTTGCGTATCGACGGCCAGCAGCGCGAGGACCATGGCGGCATGCCGCGCTGGGTCTGGGGCCTGCTGGCGAGCCTGCTCGCCCTGTCCCTGCTGGCCGGCGCCGGCTGGTGGTGGTGGCAGCGCAGCGCCACGCCCGAGGTGCAGGTGGCCGCGGCCCAGGCGCGCGGCAGCGGCGGCGCCAGCGCCGCGGTGCTGCAGGCCACCGGTTATGTGACGGCGCGGCGCTCCGCCACCGTCTCGACCCAGATCACCGGCACCCTGACCGAGGTGCTGTTCGAGGAGGGCGACCGCATCGCCAAGGGCCAGGTGCTGGCGCGCCTGGAGGACAAGGCGCTGCGCGCGGCGCTGGGCACCGCCCAGGCCAGCGCCAAGAGTGCCCAGGCCCAGGTCGTCGCGGCCCAGGCCCAGCTGGCCCAGGCCCAGTCCGACCTGCGGCGCCAGGACGAGCTGGCCGCCAGCGGCATGAGCCCGCGCCAGCTGCAGGAGCAGGCCCGCACCGCGGTCAGCAGCCTGGCCGCCCAGCTGGAGGCGCGCCGCCGCGAGGCCGAGGCCGCGCAGTCCCAGGTGGCCCAGGCGCAAGTGAACTTCGACTACACGGTGGTGCGCGCGCCCTTTGCCGGCGTGGTCACGGCCAAGGCGGCCCAGGTCGGCGAGATCGTCTCGCCGCTGTCGGCCGGTGGCGGTTTCACCCGTACCGGCGTCGGCACCATCGTCGACATGGACTCGCTGGAGGTCGGCGTCGACGTCAACGAGGCCTATATCGGCCAGGTCCGCGCCGAGATGCCGGCCGAGGCCGTGCTGGATGCCTACCCGGACTGGAAGATCCCGGCCCATGTGATCGCGGTCGTGCCCTCGGCCGATCGCGGCAAGGCCACGGTCAAGGTGCGGGTCGCGCTGCAGCAGAAGGACGGCCGTGTCGTGCCCGACATGGGCGTGCGCGTGTCCTTCCTGTCCGGCAAGCCGGACGCGAGCCAGGCCGCGGCCCCGGCGCCCGGCGTGCTGGTACCGAAGGCGGCGCTGGCCCAGCGCGGCGGCGCCAGCGTGGTGTTCGTGCTGGACGGCGAGCGCGTGGCCCAGCGCGAGATCAGGACCGGCACGCCGCTGGGCGAGCAGGCCGTGATCCTGGAGGGCGTGAAGGCCGGCGAGAAGCTGGTGCTCGCGCCGCCCGAATCCTTGCGCGACGGCGCCGCGGTGCGCCTCGCCACCCCCTGATCCCGAACCGCATCCCAAAGTCCGACTTCCGGAGGAGACGACATGAGCCAGCTGATCCAGATCCGCGACCTCTCCAAGGTCTACACGCGCGGCAAGCAGAAGGTGGAGGTGCTGCACCACATCGACCTGGACGTCGCCGCCGGCGACTTCCTGGCGCTGATGGGCCCCTCCGGTTCGGGCAAGACCACCCTGCTGAACCTGATCGGCGGGCTGGACCTGCCCAGCGGCGGCAGCATCACGATCGACGGCCAGCGCATCGACCAGCTCGGCGCCTCCGAGCTGGCCAAGTGGCGCGCCGCCAAGGTCGGCTTCGTGTTCCAGTTCTACAACCTGATGCCGATGCTGTCGGCGCAGCGCAATGTCGAGCTGCCGCTGCTGCTGACCAAGCTCTCGGCCGCCGAGCGCAAGAAGCGCGCCGCGATCGCGCTGCAGCTGGTCGGCCTGGCGGACCGCGCCAGCCACAAGCCCACCGAGCTCTCGGGTGGCCAGCAGCAGCGCGTCTCGATCGCCCGCGCCATCGTCTCCGACCCGACCCTGCTGGTCTGCGACGAACCCACCGGCGACCTGGACCGCCAGTCGGCCGAGGATGTGCTGGCCCTGCTGCAGGCGCTGAACCGCGAGCATGGCAAGACCATCGTGATGGTCACCCACGACCCCAAGGCCGCCGAGCGCGCGCGCCAGACCCTGCACCTGGACAAGGGCAGCCTGGTCGAGCAGCTGGTCAGCGCCTGAGCGGGAGGCCGGCATGAAATACCTGCATCTGATCTGGGCGGCGCTGTTCCGGCGCAAGGGGCGCACCCTGCTGACCCTGGTGTCCATCATCACCGCCTTCCTGCTGTTCGGCCTGCTGGACGCGGTGCGCACCTCCTTCGACCAGGCCGGCCAGAGCGCCAACGGCGCCTCGCGGCTGCAGACCGGCTCGCGCCTGTCCTTCATCCAGACCCTGCCGATGGCGCTGACGAACCGCATCGCGCAGGTGGACGGCGTCAAGTCGGTCACCTATGCGAACTGGTTCGGTGGCGCCTACCAGGACCCGCACAACCAGGTCTTCAGCTTCGCGGTCGCGCCCAACTACCTGGACATCTATCCGGAGATGGAGGTCAGCGCCCAGGCCCGCCAGGCCTTCGCCGCCACCCGCATCGGCGCGCTGGTCGGCGAGGGCCTGGCCAAGCGCTTCAACTGGAAGGTCGGCGACAAGGTGCCGCTGCAGTCCACCATCTTCCCGGACCGCAGCGGCAGCAAGAACTGGCAGTTCGAGATCGTCGGCCTGATCCATGCGAAGGACAAGAAGTCCGGCGGCTTCTACGACCAGATGTTCCTGCTGAACTGGAAGTACTTCGACGACACCACGCCCTACAACCAAGGCCAGGTCGGCTGGTACGTGACCCGCGTCACCGACGCCAACCAGGCGGACCGCGTGGCCAAGGCGATCGATGCGCTGTCGGGCAACTCCGACCATGAGACCCGCACCCAGACCGAGCAGGCGGCGATGGCCTCCTGGATGAAGCAGGTGGCGGACATCGGCCTGATCGTCGGCTCCATCATGGGCGCGGTGTTCTTCACCCTGCTGCTGCTGACCGGCAACACGATGATGCAGGCGGTGCGCGAGCGCACCGGCGAGATCGCGGTGCTGAAGACCATCGGCTTCTCCGGCCGCAGCGTGCTGGCGATGGTGCTGGCCGAATCGGTGCTGCTCTTGGTGCTGGGCGGCGTGATCGGCCTGGGCCTGGCCAGCGTGATCGGGCCGGCCGTCGGTGCCGGCAGCGGTGGGGCGCTGAACCTGCCCGCCGCGGGCCTGGCCAGCTGGGCCAGCGGCCTGGGGCTGATGCTGCTGTTCGGCCTGATCGTCGGCGCGCTGCCGGCGCTGAACGCGATGCGGCTCAACATCACCGATGCCTTGGCCGGGAGGGCCTGAGCATGAAGAACGCACTGAAGAAGATCGGCCTGTTCCTGTTCCTGGTCCTCGTGCTGGTGGCCTGGGTGATGCTGCCCTGGGTCGGCGCGCTGGCGCTGGCTGCGCTGCTGGCGCTGTGGCTGCTGCTGAGCCGGCGCGGCGGGCAGGCCCGCTCGGTGGCCGGCGTCGGCATCAGCACCCTGCCGCAGCGGCTGGGGTCCTCGGCGGTGATCGTGGTCGGCATCGCCGGCGTGGTCGGCGTGCTGGTGGCGCTGCTGGCGATGGCCGAGGGCTATGCCGAGACCCTGCGCAAGTCCGGCAGCGAGGACACCGCGATCGTGCTGCGCGGCGCCTCGGCGGCCGAGGTGGCCTCGGTGATGAGCCGCGAGGACATCACCCAGATCGCCCAGGCCGTGGGCGTGGCCCGCAATGCCAAGGGCGAGCCGCTGGCCTCGGCCGAGACCGTGGTGGCCGCGAACCTGCCGATCCGGGGCACGACCACGGACGAGGAGGGCAGCGTGCAGGTGCGCGGCGTCGGCGACGAGGCCTTCGCGGTGCGGCCGCAGGTCAAGATCGTCGAGGGCCGCCGCTTCCAGCCGGGCCTGCGCGAGCTGATCGTCGGCAAGGGCGCGGCGCGGCAGTTCGCCGGCCTGGTGCCGGGTCAGGAGATCCGCCTGGGCAGCCAGAAATGGGTGGTGGCCGGCGTGTTCAGCTCCGGCGACGCGATGGAGTCCGAGATCTGGGGCGACGCCGCGGTGGTGGCCGAAACCTACCGGCGCGGCAGCAGCCGCAACTCGGTCACGGTGCGCCTCACCGACGCCAAGGCCTTCGAGGGCTTCAAGGCCGCGCTGGCCGCGAACCCGCAGCTGAAGGTGGACGTCAGCACCACCCTGGCCTTCTTCGCCAAGCAGTCCGAGAGCGTGACCAAGGTGCTGCGCATCATCGGCATCGTGGTCGGCGCGATCATGGCGATCGGCGCGGTGTTCGGCGCGCTCAACACCATGTTCGCGGCGGTCGCGACCCGCGCCCGCGAGATCGCCACCCTGCGCGCGATCGGTTTCACCGGGCTGCCGGTGGTGGTGGCGGTGATGCTGGAGACCATGCTGCTGGCGCTGCTGGGCGGCCTGATCGGTGCGGCGGCGGCCTATCTGCTGTTCAACGGCCATGCCGCCTCGACGATGGCCGCGGGCTCGGTCGGCAAGCTCAGCTTCGAGCTGCGCGTCTCGGCCGGGCTGCTCTGGGAGGGCCAGAAATGGGCCCTGGCGATCGGCTTCATCGGCGGCCTGTTCCCGGCGGTGCGCGCCGCCAGCCAGCCGGTCACGACGGCGCTGCGCGAACTTTGAGTCCCCGGGGTGCCGGCCCCCTCAAGCCGGCCCGCGATGCGCCGATAAAGCGCAGATGAGGGAACGAGAAGCGAGCACCGCGAGTCCTGAGGTGGGGACGGCCCGTGGGCGCGCGCCCGGGCGCTCGCTGGTGCAGCGCCTGACCGCGCTGAACCTCACGGTGCTGACCGGGACCCTGCTGCTGACCCTGGGCCTGATCGCCGGCGCCTCCTGGCTGGGCGCGCGCGAACGCCAGGCCCAGGCCGCCGAGCAGGCCGCCCGCGTGCTGGCGCAAAGCCTGGTGCCAATGCTGGTGTTCGAGGACCAGGCAGCCGCCGCGACCGAGCTGGCGGCCTTCGCGCGCCGGGCCGAGCTGCGCGAGCTGCGCCTGCTGGACGGGCGCGGCCGGCCCTTCGCGCAATGGCCGCTCGAGGGCGCGTCGACGACGGCGCTGCCGGACGAACCGGGCCGCGACATCGCGGACGGCGAGATCCAGGTGCTGGCGCCGCTGCTGCACAAGGGCGAGCCGGTCGGGCGCCTCTTCCTGCGCGAGAGCCTGGCCGAGCTGGAGCAGGGCCTGCTGCGCCTGGCCGGGCTCGCCGCGCTGCTGGCGCTGCTGGCCATCGTGCTGGCCGCGCGGGTGCTGCGCGCGGTGCAGCGCCGCGCGCTGGCGCCGATCGTCGAGCTGGCGGCGTTGGCCGAGCAGGTGGCGCAGGACCACAACTACGGCCGGCGCGCGCCGGTGCGACGGCCCGACGAGGTGGGGCGGCTCAGCGAGCGCTTCAACGAGATGCTGAGCCGCATCGAGTCGGCCCAGGAGGGCCTGAACCAGCGCCTGCGCCAGGAGCAGGCGACCGGCCAGCAGCTGCAGCAGCTGGCCCATCACGACCGCCTGACCGGCCTGCCGAACCGGCTGGCCTTCGAGGGCGCGCTGGCCACGCTGATCGAGCAGAGCCTGGCGCGACGGCAGCTGATGGGCCTGATCTTCATCGACCTGGACAATTTCAAGCTGGTCAACGATGGCCATGGCCATGAGGCCGGCGACGAGGTGCTGCGCGAGGTGGCGCGGCGCATGAGCGCGGTGCTGCGCGGCCGCGACCGGCTGTGCCGGCTGGGCGGCGACGAGTTCGCGCTGCTGCTGCCCGAGCTGCCCGATGTCGCCGCCGCCGAGGCGCTGGCGCCGCGCCTGATCGCCGCGGTGCGCGAGCCGATGTGGGTGAGCGGCGCGCTGATGCCGGTGGGCGCGACCCTGGGCCTGGCCTTCTGCCCCGGCGATGCCGACACGCCGGCGGCCCTGCTGGCGCGCGCCGATGCCGCGATGTACGCGGCCAAGCGCGCCGGCAAGAATTGCTACCGGAGGGCCGGCGATGAGGGCTAGGGCCTATTGCATCGGCCTGTCGCTGCTGGCAGCGGCCGCGGCCCGCGCCGGGGACCCGCCCAGCCTGGAGGAGCTGCTGCAGAAGAACCTGGACCAGCCCTCGCGCCAGGTCGAGGTCAGCA
This genomic stretch from Roseateles sp. DAIF2 harbors:
- a CDS encoding ABC transporter ATP-binding protein; the encoded protein is MSQLIQIRDLSKVYTRGKQKVEVLHHIDLDVAAGDFLALMGPSGSGKTTLLNLIGGLDLPSGGSITIDGQRIDQLGASELAKWRAAKVGFVFQFYNLMPMLSAQRNVELPLLLTKLSAAERKKRAAIALQLVGLADRASHKPTELSGGQQQRVSIARAIVSDPTLLVCDEPTGDLDRQSAEDVLALLQALNREHGKTIVMVTHDPKAAERARQTLHLDKGSLVEQLVSA
- a CDS encoding ABC transporter permease encodes the protein MKYLHLIWAALFRRKGRTLLTLVSIITAFLLFGLLDAVRTSFDQAGQSANGASRLQTGSRLSFIQTLPMALTNRIAQVDGVKSVTYANWFGGAYQDPHNQVFSFAVAPNYLDIYPEMEVSAQARQAFAATRIGALVGEGLAKRFNWKVGDKVPLQSTIFPDRSGSKNWQFEIVGLIHAKDKKSGGFYDQMFLLNWKYFDDTTPYNQGQVGWYVTRVTDANQADRVAKAIDALSGNSDHETRTQTEQAAMASWMKQVADIGLIVGSIMGAVFFTLLLLTGNTMMQAVRERTGEIAVLKTIGFSGRSVLAMVLAESVLLLVLGGVIGLGLASVIGPAVGAGSGGALNLPAAGLASWASGLGLMLLFGLIVGALPALNAMRLNITDALAGRA
- a CDS encoding chemotaxis protein CheA, which translates into the protein MGEMTSEGASLSAGIDLSQFYQVFFEEANENLDNMEQLLLNVNVEAADDEELNAIFRCAHSIKGGAATFGFSDVAELTHQMETLLDKLRRHELQPTSAMVDVLLQSGDALRAQLGRHQGSGADPIDTSDLLNSIRGLVEGKEVVAAAPAAPKPAPAAPAPVLKTGARLLELQVGPLTDLSLADNLVELFKEITDLGTIEPLDAGQSADGMRRFKVLTSSTDNDLLDLFTFHVAREQVKLLPLGPGFGFHEGAPGAPPAEPEDKDPGYGFFDDAPGIPSATSTELKAQAAEAPKPGAVATTAAKPVAAKADAKPAAAGMDQSTLRVSVEKVDQLINLVGELVITQAMLAQNSRNLDPGLYQQLASGLADLERNTRDLQESVMSIRMIPMSVVFNRFPRMLRDLAAKLGKKVELVTQGEATELDKGLVEKITDPLTHLVRNSCDHGIELPADRVARGKPEQGTITLVASHQGGSIVIEVRDDGRGLNREKLIKKAREKGIDAPDSMTDQEVWGLIFAPGFSTADQVTDVSGRGVGMDVVKKNITSLGGTVEIDSAEGYGMKVSVRLPLTLAIMDGMSVGVGEEVYILPLSSVVESFQVQAGTIKTVAGTGRVVEVRDEYMPVVELEQVFNVPRFDFEHVSSIMVVVEAEGGRVAMLVDELLGQQQVVVKNLEANYRKVTDVSGATIMGDGRVALILDVGSLVRRSRH
- a CDS encoding efflux RND transporter periplasmic adaptor subunit: MKELRIDGQQREDHGGMPRWVWGLLASLLALSLLAGAGWWWWQRSATPEVQVAAAQARGSGGASAAVLQATGYVTARRSATVSTQITGTLTEVLFEEGDRIAKGQVLARLEDKALRAALGTAQASAKSAQAQVVAAQAQLAQAQSDLRRQDELAASGMSPRQLQEQARTAVSSLAAQLEARRREAEAAQSQVAQAQVNFDYTVVRAPFAGVVTAKAAQVGEIVSPLSAGGGFTRTGVGTIVDMDSLEVGVDVNEAYIGQVRAEMPAEAVLDAYPDWKIPAHVIAVVPSADRGKATVKVRVALQQKDGRVVPDMGVRVSFLSGKPDASQAAAPAPGVLVPKAALAQRGGASVVFVLDGERVAQREIRTGTPLGEQAVILEGVKAGEKLVLAPPESLRDGAAVRLATP
- a CDS encoding sensor domain-containing diguanylate cyclase, which encodes MGTARGRAPGRSLVQRLTALNLTVLTGTLLLTLGLIAGASWLGARERQAQAAEQAARVLAQSLVPMLVFEDQAAAATELAAFARRAELRELRLLDGRGRPFAQWPLEGASTTALPDEPGRDIADGEIQVLAPLLHKGEPVGRLFLRESLAELEQGLLRLAGLAALLALLAIVLAARVLRAVQRRALAPIVELAALAEQVAQDHNYGRRAPVRRPDEVGRLSERFNEMLSRIESAQEGLNQRLRQEQATGQQLQQLAHHDRLTGLPNRLAFEGALATLIEQSLARRQLMGLIFIDLDNFKLVNDGHGHEAGDEVLREVARRMSAVLRGRDRLCRLGGDEFALLLPELPDVAAAEALAPRLIAAVREPMWVSGALMPVGATLGLAFCPGDADTPAALLARADAAMYAAKRAGKNCYRRAGDEG
- a CDS encoding histidine kinase, encoding MTISSADRRLRVLHVEDSELDHQLILAQLRRAGLELEVERVDTLAEVARALTEPWDAIISDYNLPGFSGLVVLDMLKDSRRVIPFVLVSGEIGEDTAVAAMRTGASDYLLKNNLARLAPALLHAIEASETQRARAEADRELLKSKQRLHELAGHLQTSVEMERAAIAREIHDDVGGSLTAIKFDLAWIARHAQDDAVRQRVQSALETVSQAIEASQRIMHNLRPAILEQGLVAAVQWMSMRFERRTGIATSMRTSHEQIQLPPGVPLVAYRTAQEALTNVSKHANASKVDIELSVDSGVLTLEVSDNGGGLSPGDLAKARSFGIRGLHERAATVGGWVDLSSSSRGTSLILSVPLEAGGAPDDGEDGPATHDPSAWGSA
- a CDS encoding response regulator, whose protein sequence is MHSILAVDDSASMRQMVSFTLKNAGFNVVEAVDGQDAWEKAGTRDFDLVLTDQNMPRMDGISLTKKLRDNPKFKTTPILILTTESSDQMKQAGRAAGATGWLVKPFDPAKLIEVIGKVIR
- a CDS encoding response regulator transcription factor; amino-acid sequence: MIKVILCDDHALIRRGIRDTLSDAPDIEVIGEAGDYGELRSLMRQPGKDCDVLVLDINMPGRSGLDVLHVLKDEGAATKVLIVSMYPEDQYAIRALKAGAFGYVNKGGDPQLLVTAVRTVAQGRKYVTPEIAQMLVESLTAPATEQAHQKLSDRELQTLVMIASGKRLSDIAEELTLSPKTVSVYRARVLEKLSLSNNSELTVYAIRNGLVES
- a CDS encoding FtsX-like permease family protein; this translates as MKNALKKIGLFLFLVLVLVAWVMLPWVGALALAALLALWLLLSRRGGQARSVAGVGISTLPQRLGSSAVIVVGIAGVVGVLVALLAMAEGYAETLRKSGSEDTAIVLRGASAAEVASVMSREDITQIAQAVGVARNAKGEPLASAETVVAANLPIRGTTTDEEGSVQVRGVGDEAFAVRPQVKIVEGRRFQPGLRELIVGKGAARQFAGLVPGQEIRLGSQKWVVAGVFSSGDAMESEIWGDAAVVAETYRRGSSRNSVTVRLTDAKAFEGFKAALAANPQLKVDVSTTLAFFAKQSESVTKVLRIIGIVVGAIMAIGAVFGALNTMFAAVATRAREIATLRAIGFTGLPVVVAVMLETMLLALLGGLIGAAAAYLLFNGHAASTMAAGSVGKLSFELRVSAGLLWEGQKWALAIGFIGGLFPAVRAASQPVTTALREL